The Arachis hypogaea cultivar Tifrunner chromosome 16, arahy.Tifrunner.gnm2.J5K5, whole genome shotgun sequence genome contains a region encoding:
- the LOC112756543 gene encoding SKP1-like protein 11: MGSPLKKIMLCSSEKEIFSVEEQVMVQHSVIINNMIEDGLYNHEESKIPLDCVDSKTLKKVIDYCTHQTHHHNDNQEDLEAWEAQFFNVDSNGLYDLLMAANYLEIRNLMDLIYGTIKNMIKGKKIDEIRRIFNIKDHGFTPEEEEQNRKEYPHFY, translated from the coding sequence aTGGGTTCTCCGTTGAAGAAGATCATGCTATGCAGTTCGGAAAAGGAGATTTTTAGTGTGGAAGAACAAGTGATGGTGCAACATTCGGTGATCATAAACAACATGATCGAAGATGGGTTGTACAACCATGAAGAGAGCAAGATTCCATTGGATTGCGTTGACTCCAAGACTCTCAAGAAGGTCATCGATTATTGTACACACCAAACTCACCACCACAACGACAACCAAGAAGATCTTGAGGCTTGGGAAGCTCAATTTTTCAATGTTGATTCTAACGGCCTTTATGATTTGTTGATGGCAGCAAATTATCTTGAGATTAGAAATCTCATGGATCTGATATACGgaactataaaaaatatgataaaggGAAAGAAAATAGATGAGATACGCAGAATCTTCAACATCAAAGATCATGGCTTCACTCCTGAAGAGGAAGAACAAAATCGCAAGGAATACCCACATTTTTATTAG